The Methylobacterium sp. PvR107 genome contains a region encoding:
- a CDS encoding LemA family protein, with the protein MGTTLSAGAWRPTSAVARLLGVLSVILVAAGLSGCGAINQVPTLQEQAKSAWSEVQNQYQRRADLIPNLVETVKGYAQQEKDVLIGVTEARAKASSVKVDASTVSDPQKFKDYQDAQNQLSGALGRLLVTVEKYPDLKSNQNFLALQSQLEGTENRIAVARRDYITAVQAYNTEVRTIPGRWIAAFLYPDAKPMETFTATPNADRPPNVKF; encoded by the coding sequence GCGCCGGCGCGTGGCGCCCGACATCCGCGGTGGCGCGCCTCCTCGGCGTGCTCTCGGTGATCCTTGTGGCCGCGGGCCTGTCCGGCTGCGGGGCGATCAACCAAGTGCCGACCCTGCAGGAGCAGGCCAAATCCGCCTGGAGCGAGGTGCAGAACCAGTACCAGCGCCGGGCCGACCTGATCCCCAATCTCGTCGAGACCGTCAAGGGCTACGCCCAGCAGGAGAAGGACGTGCTGATCGGCGTCACCGAGGCGCGCGCCAAGGCGTCGAGCGTGAAGGTCGACGCCTCCACGGTCAGCGATCCGCAGAAATTCAAGGACTATCAGGATGCCCAGAACCAGCTGTCGGGCGCGCTCGGTCGGCTGCTGGTGACGGTGGAGAAGTATCCCGACCTCAAGTCGAACCAGAACTTCCTCGCCCTGCAATCGCAGCTGGAAGGCACCGAGAACCGCATCGCGGTGGCGCGGCGCGACTACATTACCGCCGTCCAGGCCTACAACACCGAGGTGCGTACCATCCCGGGCCGCTGGATCGCGGCGTTCCTGTATCCCGACGCCAAGCCGATGGAGACCTTCACGGCGACGCCCAACGCCGACCGGCCGCCGAACGTGAAGTTCTAG
- a CDS encoding TPM domain-containing protein: MPLMGRSIPNRVRLALALAVLCACLMIYVVGAFAAELTFPTLTGRVVDVAGILTPEQRGQLEGKLKAHEDKTSDQVVVATVPNLQGTTIEDYSNRLFRAWKLGQAKTNNGVLLVVAPSERKVRIEVGYGLEGALTDALSRVIIASAITPRFKTGDYYGGLNAGVDGILSILSGDAQEWQRKPQVRADEVDSGQVAVFIILFLIVLFVAWRMSRGGGRVGSRGGRGGLVILPGPGSGGWGGGFSDGGSSGGFGGGFSGGGGSSGGGGASGDW, translated from the coding sequence ATGCCGCTCATGGGCCGGAGCATCCCCAACCGGGTGCGGCTCGCCCTGGCGCTCGCCGTCCTCTGCGCCTGCCTGATGATCTACGTGGTCGGGGCGTTCGCGGCCGAGCTGACCTTCCCGACGCTGACCGGCCGGGTGGTCGACGTGGCCGGCATCCTCACGCCGGAGCAGCGCGGCCAGCTCGAAGGCAAGCTGAAGGCGCACGAGGACAAGACCTCGGACCAAGTGGTCGTCGCCACCGTGCCCAATCTCCAGGGCACGACCATCGAGGACTATTCCAACCGCCTGTTCCGGGCCTGGAAGCTCGGGCAGGCCAAGACCAACAACGGCGTCCTGCTGGTGGTGGCGCCGAGCGAGCGCAAGGTCCGGATCGAGGTCGGCTATGGGCTGGAGGGCGCGCTCACCGACGCCCTCTCCCGGGTGATCATCGCCAGCGCGATCACGCCCCGCTTCAAGACCGGCGACTATTACGGGGGTCTCAACGCGGGCGTCGACGGGATCCTGTCGATCCTGTCCGGCGACGCGCAGGAATGGCAGCGCAAGCCGCAGGTGCGCGCCGACGAGGTCGATAGCGGCCAGGTCGCGGTCTTCATCATCCTGTTCCTGATCGTGCTGTTCGTCGCCTGGCGCATGAGCCGCGGCGGCGGCCGGGTCGGCAGCCGGGGCGGACGCGGCGGCCTCGTGATCCTGCCGGGTCCGGGCTCGGGCGGATGGGGCGGCGGCTTCTCGGACGGCGGCTCGTCCGGGGGCTTCGGCGGCGGATTTTCCGGCGGGGGCGGCTCGTCGGGTGGTGGGGGAGCCTCCGGTGACTGGTAG